The DNA region GTGGGCTACGGCCTGCTGCTCGGCGCCGCGGCGCTCATCGGCGCGGACATCACCCTGCGCAGCAAGACCAGGTGGGTGAAAGGAACCTTCGCGGTGGTGGGCCGCCGCGGCCGGAACGTGTACCTGCCCGCCAGCCCCGAAACCCTCAGCCGCGGCGTGATCGGCCTCGTGCCCATCCGCCCCAACCGCGGCCACGCGGTGCTGGGGGAAGGCAAGGTGGCCGGCACGCTGGTGCGCCGAGAGATCCTGGAGGAACGCGGCCTGATTCCCAACGGATCGGTCGCCTGGGTGAGCAGCTTCGTGTACAACGGCACACCCGAACAGCTCGGGATTCCTTTTGAGCACACCAGCGTCACGTCCCCCGCCGGGGAGATGCCCGCCTGGCACATCCCCCCGACCGGCCCGGACAAGGACGCCCTGGTGATCGTCGTGCACGGCCACGGCGGACAACGCGCCCAGGGGCTGCGCAGCCTGCGGGCCCTGCAACGCAGCGGCGCCGGCAGCCTGTACGTCACGTTCCGCAACGCGCACGGCGCGCCCCGCAGCGCCAACGGCTACCTCACCCTGGGCGACGAGGAAGCCGAGGACGTCCTCGCCGCCCTGCGCTGGGGACAGGCCAACGGGTACCGCCGCGCCGTCCTGTACGGCTTTTCCATGGGCGGCAACATCGTCCTGAGCGTCCTGCGGGCCCGCTTCCGGCCCCTCCCGCTCCCGGTGCTGGGCGTCATCCTCGACAGCCCCGCGCTGGACTGGCGGGACACCATCGAATGGCAGGGCCGCCGCTTCGGCTTGCCGGCCTTCATGGCCCGGCACGTCGGCACGTTCGTGCAGCACCTCGTCACCCGCCGCAGCGGCCAGAACTTCGACGCGGTGGACCAGCTCAGCGCCGCCCGCCACTTCGACCTGCCCATTCTCCTGTGGCACGGCACCCGAGACCGCACCATCCCCCTCGCGCAGGCCGAGGCCCTGGCCGCCGCCCGCCCCGACCTCGTCGAGTACCACCGCGTGGAAGGCGCCAAGCACATCCGCTGCTGGAACCTCGATCCCGCCCGCTACGAAGCGCAGCTCGAGTCGTTCCTCGGGCGCGTCCTGCACCCCGGGGAAGGCCCGGTATGACCCGCCCCGTGATCGCCCTGCAACGCCTCGCGTACGAGTGGGGCCCGGACGGATGCAGTGCCGCGCTCCTCGCCGCGCGCCGCGCCCTGCCCCGCCACTACCCGCTCCCCACCCTCCTTCCCTCCGGCCTCATGGCGGTCGCGCAGTCCGTGCAGTGGACCGACCAGGACGCCTTCACCCACCCGCACGACACCGTGCAGGTGTACGACGC from Deinococcus ficus includes:
- a CDS encoding alpha/beta hydrolase family protein, producing MTTPLDRLKRTPKRRLALWGLVGYGLLLGAAALIGADITLRSKTRWVKGTFAVVGRRGRNVYLPASPETLSRGVIGLVPIRPNRGHAVLGEGKVAGTLVRREILEERGLIPNGSVAWVSSFVYNGTPEQLGIPFEHTSVTSPAGEMPAWHIPPTGPDKDALVIVVHGHGGQRAQGLRSLRALQRSGAGSLYVTFRNAHGAPRSANGYLTLGDEEAEDVLAALRWGQANGYRRAVLYGFSMGGNIVLSVLRARFRPLPLPVLGVILDSPALDWRDTIEWQGRRFGLPAFMARHVGTFVQHLVTRRSGQNFDAVDQLSAARHFDLPILLWHGTRDRTIPLAQAEALAAARPDLVEYHRVEGAKHIRCWNLDPARYEAQLESFLGRVLHPGEGPV